One genomic window of Rhizomicrobium sp. includes the following:
- a CDS encoding DUF1476 domain-containing protein has protein sequence MSGSFEDRRKGFEGKWAHDAEKQFKIIARRNKLLGLWAAGELGKTGTDADAYAKEVVVADFEEPGEEDVYRKVRGDLDAAKVSDHAIRHKMAELLDTAAEQILKES, from the coding sequence ATGAGCGGATCGTTCGAGGATCGCCGCAAGGGTTTTGAGGGCAAATGGGCCCACGACGCCGAAAAGCAGTTCAAGATCATCGCCCGCCGCAACAAGCTCCTGGGCCTGTGGGCGGCCGGCGAACTGGGCAAGACCGGCACCGACGCCGACGCCTATGCCAAGGAAGTCGTGGTCGCCGATTTCGAGGAGCCGGGCGAGGAAGACGTCTACCGCAAGGTGCGCGGCGATCTCGATGCCGCCAAGGTCTCCGACCACGCCATCCGCCACAAGATGGCCGAGCTGCTCGATACCGCCGCCGAGCAGATCCTGAAGGAATCCTGA
- the purC gene encoding phosphoribosylaminoimidazolesuccinocarboxamide synthase has protein sequence MKRRRMIYEGKAKILYEGPEPGTLIQYFKDDTTAFDATKKAVLDGKGILNNRISEYLMTQLNAIGVPTHFVKRLNMREQLIKEVEIIPLEVIVRNVAAGSLSKRLGIEEGTVLPRSIIEYCYKNDALHDPLVSEEHITAFGWASPQDLDDIVNLTIRINDFLSGLFLGVGIKLVDFKVEFGRLWENDYMRIVLADEISPDSCRLWDVTSNEKMDKDRFRRDLGGVVEAYSEVARRLGIMPESVQGESKGPQLVR, from the coding sequence ATGAAACGCCGGCGCATGATCTATGAGGGCAAGGCCAAGATCCTCTATGAGGGCCCCGAGCCCGGCACGCTGATCCAGTATTTCAAGGACGACACCACCGCGTTCGACGCCACCAAGAAGGCGGTGCTCGACGGCAAGGGCATCCTCAACAACCGCATCAGCGAATATCTGATGACGCAGCTCAATGCGATCGGCGTGCCGACGCATTTTGTGAAGCGCCTGAACATGCGCGAGCAGCTCATCAAGGAAGTCGAGATCATCCCGCTCGAGGTCATCGTGCGCAACGTGGCGGCGGGATCGCTGTCCAAGCGGCTGGGCATCGAGGAGGGCACGGTGCTGCCGCGCTCGATCATCGAATATTGCTACAAGAACGACGCGCTGCACGATCCGCTGGTCAGCGAGGAGCACATCACGGCGTTCGGCTGGGCCAGCCCGCAGGACCTGGACGACATCGTCAACCTCACCATCCGGATCAACGATTTCCTCTCCGGCCTGTTTTTGGGCGTCGGCATCAAGCTGGTCGACTTCAAGGTCGAGTTCGGGCGGCTGTGGGAGAACGACTATATGCGCATCGTGCTGGCCGACGAGATCAGCCCCGATTCGTGCCGGCTGTGGGACGTGACCAGCAACGAGAAGATGGACAAGGACCGCTTTCGCCGCGATCTCGGCGGCGTGGTCGAGGCCTATTCCGAAGTCGCCCGCCGGCTCGGCATCATGCCGGAATCGGTGCAGGGCGAAAGCAAGGGACCGCAGCTTGTTCGTTAG
- the purS gene encoding phosphoribosylformylglycinamidine synthase subunit PurS: protein MKARVFVTLKTGVLDPQGKAIGHALNGLGFGAVGEVRQGKVIDLELAETDAAKAKADLKAMCEKLLANTVIEKYEIELKG from the coding sequence ATGAAGGCCCGCGTATTCGTCACCCTGAAGACCGGCGTGCTCGACCCCCAGGGCAAGGCGATCGGACACGCGCTGAACGGGCTGGGCTTCGGCGCGGTCGGCGAAGTGCGGCAGGGCAAGGTGATCGACCTCGAACTCGCGGAGACGGACGCGGCGAAGGCCAAGGCCGATTTGAAGGCGATGTGCGAGAAGCTGCTCGCCAACACCGTGATCGAGAAATACGAGATCGAGTTGAAGGGATGA